Proteins from a single region of Takifugu rubripes chromosome 4, fTakRub1.2, whole genome shotgun sequence:
- the tacc2 gene encoding uncharacterized protein tacc2 isoform X9: protein MEVCQPLVVLDTRPYDCNPVHTDTEPSPWPNIASPHPVTQPLSLPPSKELDRELQEAFQECEEQMASLGILGVTETLATTPEDVEGLWGKTGEDPVNRTESSSLARGEVQPAQSSEGHGNAGTHGRSYPANSQKDTDGFSFRNYILGISSKVKVSETESEIKTTQSADDCLTEIKQERKTEFDTQVKMPHLSELERKHLWNETQTETVALNEKDRHGDYNVAIKENTTPVCTKETLLGIVEATESKKDGLDETRSAVKDGDSVLATQEGSNLQIKETGTLSQMHSEEQTEVNTCSELEKKPKKGKKKSRKKKKTVRAKEDLRPVSPPSVITHSASVTNVQLLTQKVLPNVTCAQQPDNVVNYRQQLSPGEKPSPSPPLSSPSSGADHLTYLTHSPASRQAPLQGPPQSDDHNHTSCSVNHCTEENTQDDRNGNAGVINSQNIPPTCLQTTAVCPSASSDQGSDAEMQDAVVTNRAVRPPQKDHRPPLDSQACVGEDGVKSALEEAVVAVAALPLTTPTMRVLIESKGESVRRDSLKGVATVAFTEGEKAGGEESLKGKDNCVSDGVGTEKGRLLDGPQLSIIPSQETCSLAFSATGQHTPKESCSSKMPHNVVEAETKGQRNICNTDIEISSPEGQAGGKEALFLEAVSSTTPCGLLTGPDCLDHSVVSLEAAEEGGEGDMKHKGGLASEHIIFSQPEGSVGGVSSAETEMCPPTDVAESLLKPQYWSEQIPTITESLCIEKDHSSQCWQEQQNAADLPPSAPSERSSNRTNGELRTEGNRNVISVEAQPSLDGTCEESSITQEEKTRIHVIPLPQTTSARTSIKQESNDIQQVAPECGTFEARTAKASFEDQVQVLKGKQAMSSVGLHVCDYSGSKNKMHFEDVKNLPVLATDFDSLPPLTVRESLQHPVVETSYIFQDFLNNNKAEISTSVADRKDEPPSQRPPGGEPGIKDLRINLDDNSNLKTNTLDSKSMDETHSELLQCTSNKNQNDEEYLALTQNAICEPDHLKVQPLPDNVLNLLGAEEESDNLPVESELPLSLPAEGDVPVDLEKSESSQNLPFCPAPPAAGDDDACRHLENVFTEVSDLQLDLVTSAAAEIATITHTDAQPPTQLDGPTLSGRDPSDPLKATFEDNVYLQEDTAASDMAASRQLISASEQSASDHAFVLQPSGPMLNHLEVIADCNISTPEKTDAFKADGGVMEVPGTESGELSMMSVPQSDIGNRNDTAETDILINKCMINDIMVESVSPGMAKTEAHGVISQPPPESDFTKVVCEPPTKDDLNKSSRSPRSDLPGDECGQDTVKEKSAAEDETYGGKRWVEGSTDNRQETDNNGLEMGKTPQQTNGQDNEAFEEVSGQNTESLLDDTKKEGKTYDNASDSPVKTSSFSDSHPEAPENSAEGQTGRESAYDKCFCQNLTETLQCSSERDPLQSDAVPAQAQSNCLAPQQALFPGINLVAEKSDSFVGNSGLFGSQTEAMIDAAKRDDGTEASQVCFSHLASISNDDGLDSERSAIADVSRKLDSYHVGDGKLRLDENKLPSLSVGGTADLLPGTELLSELGGKGQEETNPPAVCHEAPETSTSTDISVVPASQEYESFPVCTSEVSAVSDDIYTETLKSGNEAKGGHTCTLPESVWQRETVDEKDPTAAKSNSSDTEECEIPHTVGESLDLQSLIVTPSTQNDVGAAAPAKCSTEENTAGAKHSAVSEKRAIKKEGMETKAIEDLQEDSGPGAIKVSDFSVYGSSPTTEATGCNTEEGVGALKAVEHHDSLEFKRTDVISVSSVISSKCSTDSSRPVALPTQSETICDQTVFSKSEDTVVVDPVVAPPEDGSLPKVPSCDATAEQKTVNTETQDVSETIAAELRAQGQSTVWIEALKEAAACCQSKHQNTMVISSPLPSLESPQLDFHTPTEEVQEEIPPQPEVVEPSALPESLKSTELPEPTQPSQSTKGELQTESDESKLTDQIQKEDLPPRERSDVPPQTIASSQVVEDASEPEPANSTPEFLDAHKDEKPEPPGTREPEPLITEAPEGEVAEATGEQSLKFGTEAFPEPSEVLPDSRPSHADCPQPLASKRHILSALPPHLHDTDGFPAPLERPTPAPLPTPPASPSALASSAAPTADPCVHPASVPCHPALRSSDSDGAFETPEATTPVKTASPTEPRNQDLPSEKVSDVLAHDTVCDLTSDDLPLNASPIVFDEDKPIAASGTYNIELLATEGTGHTLTRSLSLQGGELDNTGLLDGSTAEDFRPHSESFSVGTESTPGTLLRPKKVRPSSLKKKPLLRQHSNPESPRAASSGSTPEIKKQTKAQIATPQDEVEASATLSPGGTLRKTRKSRVETPPPVPEEKSINQETPVITALPLCQEEIPPPESPPGKRESPIPPTSSYKWDPDNFENIDPFKTGGSKIANSPILSRKDPVCAPITPPPVNPCVSEAELCVAAPSESGSNPEEQPIIPKNQSVRLEFDYAEENSETSHQASSEPKKVGKKPGGKMPLRKPKLGLKKAPAAQTEQLDNNPPVVHNGNEEAIPVPTASYNFEPDKWEDPNYNPFVSKKCISNSPKLPRPSYCFDPNNFDDSLDPFRSSNMINNSPPKASASFEISSNDYENDNDNDNIGELEDQNQNKPAKKKKTPIKSNTFRVKRSPKKTPLSSPSQDAESPDEPQSHLQDDHATDEEKLASSTSHKWASLHDADLDSVQHDFPEPCDLTSFVNENSLSPPAPVQDYEIEYMEKIGSSSAPLSVNKPSLYLKLDSVSDNFSKNRGPHGSEPSSPCTGSFEEMEAQITAGMKTPVLSSRAGPEGSAGDKGRKRESEALNTERNEQGPLEAHVPEQALPDSLSECDDPLQYLEPDLAETNPTAFAQKLQEELVLAALRIEALQVAKSISQCPSLSTVTPQRRDVVSSMENAVSKSCLYSRPTDYIEGESPHLPKDLDHSLGIAREEVVSKEKEVLEWKRKYEDSRQEVMEMRRIVAEYEKTIAQMIGMPEDDQKEKSLSHHTIQQLIMEKDQALADLNSVEKSLADLFRRYEKMKDVLEGFRKNEDVLKKCAQEYLSRVRKEEQRYQALKIHAEEKLDKANADIAHVRVKAKQEQVAYQASLRKEQMKVDSLERTLEQKNREIEELTKICDELIAKMGKS, encoded by the exons ATGGAAGTGTGTCAGCCACTGGTGGTTCTAGATACCAG GCCCTACGACTGCAACCCAGTTCACACAGACACCGAGCCATCACCCTGGCCTAATATCGCATCACCTCATCCTGTCACCCAACCCCTGAGTCTTCCCCCATCTAAAGAACTTGACAGGGAACTCCAAGAGGCCTTCCAGGAATGCGAAGAGCAAATGGCGTCACTGGGCATACTTGGTGTGACGGAGACCCTAGCGACCACACCCGAGGATGTTGAAGGTTTATGGGGAAAAACTGGAGAAGATCCTGTTAATAGGACTGAGTCATCTTCACTAGCACGAGGTGAAGTCCAACCAGCTCAGAGCAGCGAGGGCCATGGCAACGCGGGTACACATGGAAGGAGTTATCCAGCCAATAGTCAGAAGGATACAGATGGGTTTAGTTTCAGGAATTACATTCTGGGCATCAGTAGTAAAGTTAAGGTATCAGAGACTGAGAGTGAAATAAAGACTACGCAGAGCGCGGACGACTGTTTAACAGAGATTAAACAAGAAAGGAAAACTGAATTTGATACGCAGGTGAAAATGCCTCATCTTTCAGAATTGGAAAGAAAACATTTATGGAATGAAACCCAAACAGAAACTGTAGCTCTAAATGAGAAGGACCGTCATGGTGATTATAATGTGGCTATTAAGGAAAATACTACGCCGGTGTGTACGAAAGAGACTTTGTTAGGAATCGTAGAGGCTACAGAATCAAAGAAAGACGGCCTTGATGAGACGAGGAGTGCTGTAAAGGATGGTGATTCAGTTCTTGCAACACAGGAGGGCAGTAATCTTCAAATAAAGGAAACTGGTACGTTATCGCAGATGCATTCAGAGGAGCAGACGGAGGTAAATACGTGCTCTGAATTAGAAAAAAAgccaaagaagggaaaaaagaaatcaaggaaaaagaaaaagacagtgCGAGCAAAAGAGGATCTTCGGCCTGTGTCCCCTCCAAGTGTAATAACTCACTCAGCTTCAGTGACAAATGTGCAATTGTTGACACAGAAAGTTCTTCCAAACGTGACTTGTGCACAACAGCCTGATAATGTTGTTAACTACAGGCAACAGCTGAGTCCTGGGGAAAAGCCCAGCCCCAGCCCCCCACTGTCCTCCCCTTCTAGTGGGGCAGATCATCTTACTTACTTGACTCATTCACCTGCATCCAGGCAGGCTCCATTACAGGGGCCTCCTCAGTCAGACGACCACAACCATACATCATGTTCTGTGAACCATTGCACAGAAGAAAACACGCAGGATGACAGAAATGGAAATGCAGGCGTCATTAACAGCCAAAATATACCGCCGACATGTCTCCAGACTACAGCTGTTTGCCCATCTGCCTCTTCTGATCAGGGCTCGGATGCAGAAATGCAAGATGCTGTTGTTACCAACCGTGCAGTGAGGCCTCCACAGAAGGATCACAGGCCACCTCTCGACAGCCAGGCTTGTGTGGGAGAGGATGGTGTAAAGAGTGCCCTTGAAGAGGCTGTAGTAGCGGTTGCTGCGTTACCGCTGACGACACCCACGATGCGAGTATTGATAGAAAGCAAGGGAGAAAGTGTGAGGCGTGATTCGCTGAAGGGAGTAGCTACTGTAGCATTTACAGAGGGTGagaaagcaggaggagaggaatcTTTAAAAGGGAAAGATAATTGCGTCAGCGACGGGGTAGGTACAGAGAAAGGGAGGCTTCTGGACGGTCCTCAGCTCTCAATAATCCCCTCACAGGAAACATGCTCACTTGCTTTTTCTGCTACCGGACAGCACACACCTAaagaaagctgcagcagcaaaatgCCACACAATGTGGTCGAGGCGGAAACGAAGGGACAGAGAAATATCTGCAACACAGACATAGAGATATCATCACCGGAGGGACAGGCGGGAGGAAAGGAGGCGCTCTTTTTAGAAGCAGTTAGCAGTACAACTCCCTGTGGGCTACTTACTGGTCCTGATTGTCTGGATCACTCCGTTGTTAgtttggaggcagcagaggagggaggagagggagacatGAAACACAAAGGAGGGCTGGCAAGTGAGCACATTATATTCAGCCAGCCAGAGGGCTCTGTTGGTGGGGTGTCATCAGCCGAGACGGAAATGTGTCCACCCACCGATGTTGCCGAGTCACTGCTGAAGCCACAGTACTGGAGTGAACAGATTCCTACCATCACTGAGAGCCTCTGCATTGAAAAGGACCATTCCTCCCAGTGCTGGCAGGAACAGCAGAACGCAGCAGATTTACCTCCATCCGCTCCCTCTGAACGGAGCTCAAACCGTACAAATGGAGAGTTGAGGACTGAGGGCAACCGGAATGTGATTTCTGTGGAAGCACAACCATCTTTGGACGGCACTTGCGAGGAGTCATCTATCACGCAGGAAGAGAAAACCCGTATCCACGTCATCCCACTGCCTCAGACTACTTCAGCACGAACGTCAATCAAGCAGGAATCAAACGACATTCAACAGGTTGCACCTGAGTGTGGCACATTTGAAGCCAGGACGGCCAAAGCTTCATTTGAGGACCAGGTTCAGGTCCTTAAAGGTAAACAGGCGATGTCGTCCGTCggactgcatgtgtgtgattaCAGCGGAAGCAAGAACAAAATGCACTTTGAGGATGTGAAGAACTTGCCAGTGTTGGCCACAGACTTTGACTCTTTGCCTCCACTGACTGTGCGTGAGAGTTTGCAACATCCTGTTGTTGAGACAAGTTATATCTTCCAGGACTTTCTCAACAACAATAAGGCAGAAATCTCCACAAGTGTAGCTGATAGAAAGGATGAGCCACCATCACAGAGACCACCAGGAGGAGAACCGGGGATTAAAGATCTCCGCATAAACTTGGATGATAACTCAAACTTGAAGACAAACACTCTGGATTCAAAGTCTATGGATGAGACCCACTCAGAGCTGCTTCAGTGCACGAGCAATAAGAATCAAAATGATGAGGAATATTTAGCCTTGACACAAAATGCGATCTGTGAGCCTGATCATCTAAAGGTCCAACCACTGCCAGACAATGTGCTTAATCTCttgggggcagaggaggagtcGGATAACTTACCTGTTGAATCTGAGCTGCCTCTGAGTTTACCTGCTGAAGGTGATGTACCTGTTGATTTGGAAAAGAGTGAAAGTAGCCAGAACCTGCCCTTTTGTCCTGcacctccagctgctggtgACGATGATGCCTGCAGACATTTAGAAAATGTCTTCACTGAGGTGTCTGATTTGCAGCTTGATCTTGTCACCAGTGCAGCAGCTGAAATTGCAACTATCACCCACACAGACGCGCAGCCTCCCACCCAACTGGATGGACCAACACTTAGTGGACGTGACCCCTCAGATCCCTTAAAGGCAACCTTTGAAGACAATGTTTATTTGCAAGAGGATACAGCAGCTTCCGACATGGCTGCTTCTCGGCAGTTAATTTCTGCTTCCGAGCAATCTGCTAGTGATCATGCATTTGTGCTGCAGCCTTCTGGCCCGATGCTGAATCACTTGGAGGTCATCGCTGACTGTAACATCTCGACTCCTGAGAAAACGGATGCATTTAAAGCTGACGGTGGTGTCATGGAAGTGCCTGGAACGGAGAGCGGAGAACTGTCAATGATGTCAGTACCACAAAGTGATATTGGGAATAGAAATGATACCGCGGAAACTGATATTCTAATTAATAAATGTATGATTAATGATATAATGGTAGAAAGTGTGTCTCCTGGTATGGCAAAGACTGAAGCCCATGGTGTTATTTCACagcctcctcctgaatctgacTTTACTAAAGTTGTATGTGAGCCACCCACAAAAGATGACCTAAATAAGAGTAGCCGCTCTCCCCGTTCGGACCTGCCTGGGGATGAATGTGGGCAAGACACTGTGAAGGAGAAGAGTGcagcagaagatgaaacatATGGAGGAAAGAGATGGGTTGAAGGTTCAACAGACAATCGACAGGAAACAGACAACAACGGGCTGGAGATGGGAAAGACACCACAACAGACTAACGGCCAGGATAACGAGGCTTTTGAGGAAGTGAGTGGGCAAAACACTGAATCACTGTTGGATGATAcgaagaaggaaggaaaaacataTGACAACGCATCAGACAGCCCAGTAAAGACCTCTTCATTTTCTGACAGCCACCCAGAAGCACCAGAGAACAGTGCTGAAGGACAGACTGGAAGGGAATCAGCTTATGACAAATGTTTCTGCCAAAATCTAACAGAGACACTTCAGTGCAGCTCTGAACGGGACCCGCTGCAGAGTGACGCAGTCCCTGCCCAGGCCCAGTCCAACTGTTTGGCTCCACAACAGGCATTATTTCCAGGAATAAACTTGGTAGCAGAGAAAAGTGACAGCTTTGTTGGGAATTCGGGTCTGTTTGGAAGCCAAACTGAAGCAATGATAGATGCTGCAAAAAGGGACGATGGTACTGAAGCGAGTCAGGTTTGCTTCTCTCACCTTGCCAGTATTTCCAATGATGATGGACTTGATTCTGAAAGAAGTGCAATAGCTGATGTAAGCAGAAAACTGGATTCTTATCATGTAGGCGATGGGAAACTGAGATTGGATGAGAATAAATTGCCCAGCTTATCGGTAGGAGGTacagcagatttattgccaggCACCGAGTTGCTCAGTGAACTTGGTGGTAAAGGCCAAGAAGAAACTAATCCACCAGCTGTCTGCCACGAAGCGCCGGAGACCTCAACGAGCACTGATATATCTGTTGTACCTGCATCACAGGAATATGAGAGTTTCCCAGTCTGTACCTCAGAGGTCAGCGCAGTTAGTGATGACATTTATACAGAAACTCTTAAAAGTGGAAACGAGGCAAAAGGGGGACACACGTGTACTCTCCCAGAGTCTGTCTGGCAACGAGAAACCGTGGATGAAAAAGACCCAACTGCTGCTAAAAGCAATAGCAGTGACACCGAAGAGTGTGAAATTCCGCACACAGTGGGTGAATCTCTGGACCTACAGAGCCTCATTGTAACCCCGTCAACACAAAATGAtgtgggagcagcagcacctgcaaaATGCTcgacagaggaaaacacagctgGTGCCAAACACAGTGCAGTAAGTGAGAAAAGAGCAATTAAGAAGGAAGGAATGGAAACAAAGGCTATTGAAGATCTTCAGGAGGACAGTGGCCCAGGGGCGATTAAAGTGTCAGACTTCAGTGTTTATGGCTCCTCCCCAACAACAGAGGCTACAGGCTGTAACACCGAGGAAGGTGTTGGTGCTTTAAAGGCCGTAGAACATCACGACAGCCTTGAATTTAAAAGAACTGATGTTATTTCAGTCTCTTCTGTGATCTCATCAAAGTGCTCCACAGATTCATCACGCCCTGTTGCACTTCCTACACAGTCGGAGACGATCTGCGATCAGACGGTATTTTCAAAGTCTGAGGACACAGTTGTGGTTGATCCGGTTGTTGCTCCTCCAGAGGACGGATCACTTCCCAAAGTTCCATCCTGCGACGCCACTGCTGAACAAAAAACTGTGAATACCGAGACGCAAGATGTGTCGGAGACTATAGCCGCTGAATTAAGAGCCCAGGGCCAAAGTACAGTGTGGATAGAAGCTCTCAAAGAAGCTGCAGCATGTTGTCAGAGTAAACATCAGAACACGATGGTCATCTCAAG TCCACTTCCATCTCTGGAGTCTCCACAATTGGATTTTCACACACCGACCGAGGAAGTACAGGAGGAGATCCCACCACAGCCAGAAGTAGTGGAGCCCTCGGCTCTACCTGAATCCTTAAAGTCAACAGAACTCCCAGAACCCACACAGCCAAGCCAGAGCACAAAAGGGGAGCTCCAAACTGAATCGGACGAGTCAAAGCTAACTGACCAGATCCAGAAAGAAGACCTACCCCCTCGGGAGCGTTCAGATGTCCCACCACAGACAATCGCCTCGTCTCAAGTCGTGGAAGATGCATCTGAGCCAGAACCTGCCAACAGCACACCAGAGTTCCTAGATGCACATAAAGACGAAAAACCAGAGCCGCCCGGTACCAGAGAACCGGAGCCGCTGATCACTGAAGCACCAGAGGGGGAAGTTGCCGAGGCCACAGGTGAACAGTCGCTTAAGTTTGGGACCGAAGCGTTTCCCGAGCCCAGCGAGGTGCTACCGGACAGTAG ACCCTCCCACGCCGACTGTCCCCAACCTCTCGCCTCCAAACGCCACATCTtgtctgctctccctcctcatctgCACGACACTGACGGCTTCCCTGCACCCCTAGAGAGACCCACGCCTGCccctctacccacccccccagcctctCCTTCAGCCctcgcctcctctgctgcacccACAGCGGATCCCTGTGTACACCCTGCTTCTGTACCCTGCCACCCTGCTTTAAG GAGCTCTGACTCTGATGGAGCATTTGAAACCCCAGAAGCTACAACTCCAGTGAAGACAGCTTCTCCTACTGAGCCCAGAAATCAAGATCTACCTTCTGAAAAAG TATCTGATGTCTTGGCCCACGATACTGTTTGTGATTTGACCTCGGACGATCTACCCTTGAATGCATCGCCCATTGTTTTTGATGAGGACAAGCCCATTGCAGCCAGTGGTACCTATAATATCGAACTTTTAGCTACAGAAGGGACAGGCCATACTCTGACCCGTTCCCTGAGCCTCCAGGGAGGTGAACTAGATAATACTGGGCTCTTAGATGGGTCAACAGCTGAAGACTTCCGTCCACATTCAGAGTCCTTCAGTGTAGGCACAGAAAGTACCCCCGGGACACTGCTCAGACCCAAGAAGGTTCGTCCTAGTTCCTTGAAGAAAAAGCCGCTGCTTAGACAACATTCCAACCCAGAGAGTCCGAGGGCAGCTTCGTCAGGCAGTACACCAGAGATAAAGAAGCAGACAAAGGCTCAAATTGCCACCCCTCAGGACGAAGTAGAGGCATCTGCAACCCTCAGTCCTGGAGGGACCCTTCGAAAGACCAGGAAGAGTCGCGTGGAGACCCCACCTCCTGTCCCTGAAGAGAAAAGTATCAATCAGGAGACCCCTGTCATTACAGCTTTACCCCTGTGCCAGGAGGAAATCCCTCCCCCCGAGAGCCCCCCAGGCAAGCGAGAATCTCCCATTCCACCTACAAGCTCCTACAAATGGGATCCAGACAATTTTGAAAATATAGATCCCTTTAAGACTGGGGGCAGTAAAATTGCCAACTCTCCTATACTGAGTCGTAAAGACCCTGTGTGTGCACCCATAACCCCCCCTCCAGTGAATCCCTGTGTCTCTGAAGCAGAGCTTTGTGTTGCAGCTCCTTCTGAAAGTGGTAGTAACCCCGAGGAGCAACCCATCATCCCTAAAAACCAGTCGGTAAGGCTGGAGTTTGACTACGCTGAGGAGAACAGTGAGACCTCACACCAGGCATCTTCAGAGCCCAAGAAAGTGGGCAAGAAGCCTGGTGGAAAGATGCCCCTGCGGAAACCGAAGCTGGGGCTGAAGAAGGCCCCTGCAGCACAGACGGAGCAACTGGACAACAATCCTCCAGTGGTCCACAATGGCAACGAGGAGGCTATCCCGGTTCCTACAGCCTCCTACAACTTTGAACCTGACAAATGGGAGGACCCCAACTACAATCCTTTTGTTTCTAAGAAATGCATCTCCAACTCCCCCAAACTGCCCAGGCCATCATATTGCTTTGATCCAAACAACTTTGATGATTCCTTAGATCCCTTTAGATCATCAAACATGATAAACAACTCTCCTCCCAAGGCCTCGGCCTCATTTGAAATCTCGTCCAATGACTATGAAAATGACAATGACAATGACAACATTGGTGAACTTGAGGACCAGAATCAGAATAAACctgcaaagaagaagaaaactccTATTAAATC tAATACTTTCAGAGTGAAGAGATCGCCAAAGAAAACTCCCTTGTCCAGTCcatcacag GATGCCGAGTCCCCGGACGAGCCCCAGTCCCACCTGCAGGATGACCACGCCACAGACGAAGAGAAGctggcctcctccaccagtCATAAGTGGGCCTCCCTGCATGACGCAGATTTGGACTCTGTGCAACACGATTTCCCTGAGCCCTGTGACCTCACATCTTTTGTTAATGAGAACagtctttctcctccagctccag TACAAGATTATGAAATTGAGTACATGGAGAAGATTGGATCCTCTTCAGCT CCACTCTCTGTCAACAAGCCATCCTTGTACCTAAAGTTGGACTCTGTATCTGACAACTTCAGCAAGAATAGGGGCCCCCATGGATCTGAGCCCAGCTCTCCCTGCACAGG AAGTTTTGAGGAAATGGAAGCGCAGATAACAGCAGGTATGAAGACTCCTGTGCTAAGCTCCCGGGCGGGTCCAGAGGGTTCAGCTGGAGATAAgggcaggaagagagaaagtGAGGCTCTGAACACAGAAAGGAATGAGCAG GGCCCATTGGAGGCCCATGTCCCAGAACAGGCCTTGCCAGATAGCCTGTCTGAGTGTGATGATCCCCTGCAGTACCTGGAGCCTGACCTGGCTGAGACCAACCCCACTGCATTTGCTCAGAAActccag gaggagctggtgcTCGCTGCCCTGAGGATAGAAGCTCTGCAGGTAGCCAAAAGCATCTCTCAAtgcccctccctctctactGTAACCCCCCAG CGCAGGGACGTGGTATCTTCCATGGAGAACGCCGTGTCCAAGAGCTGCCTGTACTCCCGGCCCACGGACTACATCGAAGGGGAGAGTCCCCACTTGCCCAAAGATCTGGACCACTCACTGGGCATAGCGCGAGAAGAG GTTGTGTCCAAGGAAAAAGAAGTGCTGGAGTGGAAGAGGAAGTATGAGGACAGCCgacaggaggtgatggagatgaG GAGGATTGTAGCTGAATATGAGAAGACGATTGCCCAGATGATAG GCATGCCAG aGGATGACCAGAAAGAGAAGTCTCTTTCGCACCACACCATCCAGCAGCTGATCATGGAGAAGGACCAGGCCCTGGCTGACCTGAACTCTGTAGAAAAGTCTCTGGCCGACCTCTTTCGGCGTTACGAGAAGATGAAGGATGTTCTGGAGGGCTTCCGGAAG AATGAAGATGTTCTGAAGAAATGTGCCCAGGAGTATCTGTCCAGGGTCCGGAAGGAGGAGCAACGTTATCAAGCCCTGAAGATACATGCGGAGGAGAAACTCGATAA AGCCAATGCAGACATCGCCCATGTACGGGTGAAGGCCAAACAGGAACAGGTGGCCTATCAGGCCAGTTTGA